One segment of Fibrobacter sp. UWR3 DNA contains the following:
- a CDS encoding carboxypeptidase-like regulatory domain-containing protein — MKKLLLLVPVALATWFCSSATDDIAKGPGSETTNGLALVDGKPASYASVALRKVDFKAAQAVEENALVVADAYADENGLFDVKVPADGKYRLTVVHDGVAFSKIVSRSDFGENGAVNDTVNLVATALMAGVVDVPEGSSNVWVGVHGTDVLVKSDSNGWFALPSLPANDSLRLYFVDGDYKESLGEESLYLKPRESVLKDYRAPNPDEGKIVVLQKNGSPAAYATVALRAADAKAEKFAVQNAMVDSDVRTDANGRFTMEWPEKGEYRLTVVSDGFAFSKVFDAEDLPDLDTIWISATASVSSKVTLRTVDEFLWVGVYGLDVLVKTNDVGAYVLPSVPAGDSLPIYFVTADSLNSLYAEWNTVAESNSTQFLNPVKVLQDFENGGEGWYLNTDSLKKGTEIKPANSVKEGIVYDSTRKSKVFHGTYKLANDDYAWALVGTAFEHNMKFSEIDSVVFYAKGNGNIRLSLENYIDQSKNLKAATEWIPLSKDWQRISVNPAELCVGAATTESCFTSWSGVKSWVKQFHIFVQDGSEFYVDDVILYGALF, encoded by the coding sequence CGCATCCTACGCGTCTGTCGCATTGCGTAAGGTGGACTTCAAGGCGGCCCAGGCCGTGGAAGAAAATGCGCTTGTCGTGGCCGATGCGTATGCCGACGAGAATGGCCTGTTTGACGTGAAGGTTCCGGCCGATGGCAAGTACCGCCTGACCGTGGTTCACGATGGTGTCGCGTTCTCGAAGATTGTTTCCCGTAGCGACTTCGGCGAAAATGGCGCCGTGAACGATACCGTGAACCTGGTGGCGACAGCCCTGATGGCGGGTGTCGTGGATGTGCCCGAGGGCAGTTCCAACGTGTGGGTTGGCGTGCACGGTACCGACGTGCTCGTGAAGAGCGATTCCAATGGCTGGTTCGCACTCCCGTCGCTCCCGGCGAACGATTCTCTGCGCCTGTATTTCGTGGACGGCGACTACAAGGAATCCCTGGGTGAAGAATCCCTGTACCTGAAACCCCGCGAATCCGTGCTGAAGGACTACCGCGCCCCGAACCCTGACGAGGGGAAAATCGTGGTGCTCCAGAAGAATGGTTCCCCTGCCGCATACGCGACGGTCGCTCTCCGTGCAGCCGACGCGAAGGCCGAGAAGTTTGCAGTCCAGAATGCGATGGTGGATTCCGATGTCCGCACCGATGCGAACGGCAGGTTTACCATGGAATGGCCCGAGAAGGGGGAATACCGCCTGACGGTCGTTTCTGACGGGTTTGCGTTCTCGAAGGTGTTCGATGCGGAAGACCTGCCGGATCTCGATACCATATGGATTTCGGCGACCGCGTCTGTTTCGAGTAAAGTAACGCTCCGCACGGTGGATGAGTTCCTCTGGGTGGGTGTCTACGGGCTCGATGTGCTTGTGAAGACGAACGACGTGGGCGCCTACGTGCTCCCGAGCGTGCCTGCGGGCGATTCGCTCCCGATATACTTCGTGACTGCCGACAGCCTGAACAGCCTCTATGCGGAATGGAACACCGTGGCGGAATCCAACAGCACGCAGTTCCTGAACCCGGTGAAGGTGTTGCAGGATTTCGAGAATGGTGGCGAAGGCTGGTACCTGAATACGGATAGCCTTAAGAAGGGTACCGAAATCAAGCCTGCGAACAGCGTGAAGGAAGGAATCGTGTACGATTCGACCCGCAAGTCGAAGGTGTTCCACGGCACATACAAGCTCGCCAACGACGATTACGCCTGGGCGCTTGTGGGTACCGCGTTTGAGCACAACATGAAGTTCTCCGAAATCGATTCCGTGGTGTTCTATGCGAAGGGCAACGGCAACATAAGGCTTTCGCTCGAGAACTACATCGACCAGAGCAAGAACCTGAAGGCCGCCACCGAATGGATCCCGCTTTCCAAGGACTGGCAGCGCATCAGCGTGAACCCGGCGGAACTCTGCGTGGGTGCCGCGACGACGGAATCTTGCTTCACCTCGTGGAGCGGAGTCAAGAGCTGGGTCAAGCAGTTCCACATCTTCGTGCAGGACGGTTCCGAGTTTTACGTCGATGACGTGATTCTCTACGGCGCACTGTTCTAA